The Helicobacter sp. 11S03491-1 sequence TATTGGAATGCTTGAGTAATAAAATTATTTTTAATATTAAAGATAATTACTATAATTTAATAATTATTAATTAATAAGATTTATTATTTTATTAAATTAATTGTAAGGATTTAAAATGAAAATAATGATTACAAGCACTTTAGGCATATGTTTATTGGGTGGTTGCGCTCATGATAGCTTGATGGCATTCAAACAATCTCATAATCAAGGATCTAAGCAAACTATTTGGATACCTAGACAATAGCAAACTTTTTGGTTTTGGGCAAAATTCTCATCAATGAATGCCCTTGGAATTAATATGGAGAATGTAAGTTATCATAAAATTTATCAACTAATAGGTATTAGAGACCGGAAGCCGTTTTATTGTCTTAATCAATTATATGCAGAGTTATTTACCGGAGAATTTTTTTTGCTAATGTGATTTTGTTGGCATTCATGAAATGGATTTTATAATGGGTATTTTTGAGATCTTCAAAGAGTTTCTTACTGAGTTCAAAGCCTACTTTCTGTTCTTGTTCTTGGCTTATTAAAGAGGCTTCTTCAAGTTTTTTGAGCCATATTTGAGGCACGAATACACCCGGGAGTTTAGAGTATAAAAATTGAGCCGTTTTATATTTCATGATTGGAAAATACCCCAATACAAGTTGGGTATTTGTGTGGAGTTCTCGGTTGATTTCTGCGCACCATTGCACCAAAATCTTAGCATTTTCTATATCATAGATAGGTTGAGTGAAAAGGGCAAGTACGCCTGATTTTATTTTGCGTTTCATCTTATTTTTGAGACTTAAGGGATTGTTGGCATAAGAGTTGATAACGCCAAAAGGATAGATTGTTTTTACCTCACCCTTGAAGGGCTTGTCATTAAGGTCTTTGTTTTGATTGCATTGGTTGATTAGGTGAATAAGGAGAGTGCTATTGCCTTCAAACACACCTTTTGCATTGGGGTAATCCCCTAGTTTGACAGGATCGCCACTGAGGGCTAAAAATAGCCTTACATCTAATTGATTTGCTCCCAGAATATCCCCCTGAATTGCAATAGAGTTTCTATCTCTCATATTGAGAGTGCATATAACAGGTTTTTTGAGTGTATTTTGCAGTTTGAGACTTGTGAGTATGGAGGATTGTTTGAATTTGGCTAATGGGGCATCTGTGCATACAAGGGCATCATAGCCATCCCATTCTTGCAATTCTTTTATGAGTTCTTCTCCAATGTTAGTCCCTCTTGGAGGAGTGATTTCATAGCTTAGAAATTTTGTATTTAAAATTTTATGGACACACTCCTCTATCATTGCTATCCCTTAGGCTTTGTCTCTGATTTGTTTGGTTGCTTGGACAAGATTTTTCAAACTTGGTTTGACCTCTTCCCATTTTCTTGTTTTTAGACCACAATCAGGATTGATCCAGAGTTGTTCTTTGGGTAAGACTTCAAGAAGAAGTTTGATTTGTTTGATGATTTCTTCTTGGGTTGGGATTCTTGGGCTATGGATGTCATAGACGCCAGGACCTACTTCATGGGAATATCCAACTTGTGCAAATATTTTTAACAATTCATTCCCGCTTCTTGCAGTTTCAATGCTGATGACATCTGCATCCAGATCTTCAATGGTTTTGATAATATCATTAAACTCACTATAACACATATGCGTATGGATTTGTGTTGAGGGTTTTGCAACACTTGTGGAGGTTTTGAAGCATAAAAGTGCCCATTCTTCATAGGTTTTGACATTTTCTTTTCGCAATGGATAACCTTCTTTGAAAGCAGCCTCATCAACTTGGATGATTTTTATCCCTGCATTTTGCAAATCATCAATTTCATCGGCAATCCCAAGCGCTATTTGTTTGCATACAGCACTTCTTTGTATGTCGTCTCTTACAAAAGACCAATTAAGGATAGTTACAGGTCCTGTGAGCATTCCTTTGACTATTTTTTTAGTCAAACTTTGGGCATAAGTAGCCCATTTAAGTGTCATTGGGGCAGGTCTGCTGACATCCCCAAAGATGATAGGGGGTTTGACACATCTGCTTCCATAGCTTTGCACCCATCCGTTTTGGCTAAAAACGAAGCCCTTAAGCTGCTCTCCAAAATATTCTACCATGTCATTTCTCTCCGGCTCTCCATGCACTAACACATCCAGCCCTATTTCTTCTTGGAAGGCGATACAATCTTTGATGTAATCTTGAATGCCTTTTTCGTAAATATCTGAATTAATTTGCCCTTTTTTAAAATCTTGTCTTAATGCGCGTAGTTGCGGAGTTTGTGGAAATGATCCAATGGTTGTGGTTGGGAGGATAGGATAGGCTAATTCTTGATGTTGGAGTTTGATTCTATCTTTAAAGGCAACTTCTCTTTGAGTTTTACCGGGGGTAAGAAGGCGATCTTGGGTGGCTTTGTCATTGATTTTTGGCGAAATTTTTCTATTTTGGTTGATGGCTTTATTTTGTTCCCATGACTGTTTGATAGATTCATTGATGCCATTTTTGAATGCAGATTCCAGAAGTTCAAGTTCTTGGATTTTTTCTCTAGCAAAGCTTAGCCAAGAGAGTATTTCTTTGTCCATGTTGGTTTCTGAATCTTTGCTAAATGGTGTGTGCAATAGCGAGCAACTTGTAGATAAAACAATTTTATCTTTAGGAAATTTTTGTGAGATTTGCTCTAAGAATTGTAGTTTTTTCTCAAGATTGGCTACCCAGATATTGCGTCCATCAATAATCCCTGCATAAAGTGTTTTACCACTTTTTGCAAGCAACTCAAGGGAGGAAAGGTTTTTTTCTCCATACAAAAAGTCTAACCCAATGCCTTCAATATTTGTTTGGCACAAAATATCTGTTGCTTCCAAACTCTGCTCAAAATAGCTCACTACAATTGTTTTGAATCCTTTAGCAGCGATTTGATCATAAACTTCTTTGATTTTGCTATAAAATCTTTCATCTGTGCCTTTTGCAAAGATAGGTTCTTCAAA is a genomic window containing:
- the metE gene encoding 5-methyltetrahydropteroyltriglutamate--homocysteine S-methyltransferase, producing MSIIIGFPRVGEHRELKKALEGFWAGNLTQSQLLRSAKELRAKHWSYQKNLEYVSVNDFSLYDNMLDLACALGAIPRRFRAYKDLELYFGMARGLKESVACEMTKWFNTNYHYVVPELSAHDDYKIDASKIILEYNEAKALGYRPKINLIGLFTFVALSKIIDGTDFDTIFTNLKQAYFQLLDELKKLDTTLTIQFEEPIFAKGTDERFYSKIKEVYDQIAAKGFKTIVVSYFEQSLEATDILCQTNIEGIGLDFLYGEKNLSSLELLAKSGKTLYAGIIDGRNIWVANLEKKLQFLEQISQKFPKDKIVLSTSCSLLHTPFSKDSETNMDKEILSWLSFAREKIQELELLESAFKNGINESIKQSWEQNKAINQNRKISPKINDKATQDRLLTPGKTQREVAFKDRIKLQHQELAYPILPTTTIGSFPQTPQLRALRQDFKKGQINSDIYEKGIQDYIKDCIAFQEEIGLDVLVHGEPERNDMVEYFGEQLKGFVFSQNGWVQSYGSRCVKPPIIFGDVSRPAPMTLKWATYAQSLTKKIVKGMLTGPVTILNWSFVRDDIQRSAVCKQIALGIADEIDDLQNAGIKIIQVDEAAFKEGYPLRKENVKTYEEWALLCFKTSTSVAKPSTQIHTHMCYSEFNDIIKTIEDLDADVISIETARSGNELLKIFAQVGYSHEVGPGVYDIHSPRIPTQEEIIKQIKLLLEVLPKEQLWINPDCGLKTRKWEEVKPSLKNLVQATKQIRDKA
- a CDS encoding methylenetetrahydrofolate reductase; the encoded protein is MIEECVHKILNTKFLSYEITPPRGTNIGEELIKELQEWDGYDALVCTDAPLAKFKQSSILTSLKLQNTLKKPVICTLNMRDRNSIAIQGDILGANQLDVRLFLALSGDPVKLGDYPNAKGVFEGNSTLLIHLINQCNQNKDLNDKPFKGEVKTIYPFGVINSYANNPLSLKNKMKRKIKSGVLALFTQPIYDIENAKILVQWCAEINRELHTNTQLVLGYFPIMKYKTAQFLYSKLPGVFVPQIWLKKLEEASLISQEQEQKVGFELSKKLFEDLKNTHYKIHFMNANKITLAKKILR